A region of Homo sapiens chromosome 17, GRCh38.p14 Primary Assembly DNA encodes the following proteins:
- the PLEKHH3 gene encoding pleckstrin homology domain-containing family H member 3 isoform X4 translates to MCLWASRCRLGAIHLLGALRQGRRHAWPDLALPLPSPLGPRPIPSPSASASAEECGEAGWAARTPGSPSAPSSQVRRPDARAPAAETWTRGRSHPRIGGPLEVTLTQPVRSGPVSNRLQSWEETWSLIPEKGLPEDDPDIVVKGWLYREPRGGGARPWLPPRRAWFVLTRDSLDQFSSSGKGARRLGSLVLTSLCSVTGPERRRKETGLWSVTVSGRKHSVRLCSPRQAEAERWGVALREVIASKAPLETPTQLLLRDIQESCGDPEAVALIYLRNPILRHTSGALYAPLLPLPYGVSAPGPGYAPLREEAVRLFLALQALEGARRPGPLMQGVLQTCRDLPALRDELFLQLAKQTSGPAGPPGLPATQDPAALRYWQLLTCMSCTFRPGGAVRGHLLGHLERTEQALPDSELAEYARFIRKALGRTRGRELVPSLAEISALSQRQELLCTVHCPGAGACAVAIDSHTTAGEVARELVGRLGLARSRNAFALYEQRGAQERALAGGTLVADVLTRFENLAAEEAGLEDSPDSGWRLCLRLHGPLHPEGLSPDGHELPFLFEQAHALLLRGRPPPPDDTLRALAALRLQSLQRDFSPRVPLPRLDRLLPPPAPPREDPPRPTPRPPPSAALLAGALWSPGLAKRRAERARRGGAGRTAGSIAREGGGGAGTAAAVLGGWKRLRGMGRAEAMAAYLALAAQCPGFGAARYDVLELSTEPGRGAPQKLCLGLGAKAMSLSRPGETEPIHSVSYGHVAACQLMGPHTLALRVGESQLLLQSPQVEEIMQLVNAYLANPSPERPCSSSSPPCQDLPDTSPPSQRPGLDEPQGQSGCLGQLQD, encoded by the exons ATGTGCCTGTGGGCCTCCCGCTGCAGGCTGGGCGCTATCCACCTGCTGGGGGCCCTGAGGCAGGGGAGGCGTCACGCGTGGCCCGACCTGGCCCTGCCTCTCCCTTCCCCGCTGGGCCCGCGTCCCATCCCGTCTCCTTCCGCCTCCGCCAGCGCCGAGGAATGTGGCGAGGCCGGCTGGGCGGCTCGAACGCCTGGGTCCCCCTCCGCTCCCAGTTCGCAAGTGCGGAGGCCAGATGCGAGAGCTCCCGCTGCGGAGACCTGGACGAGGGGGAGAAGTCATCCCAGGATTGGG GGTCCCCTGGAAGTGACGCTGACTCAGCCAGTGAGGAGCGGGCCTGTCTCCAACAG gctgcagagctGGGAGGAGACTTGGAGCCTCATCCCGGAGAAAGGGCTGCCGGAGGACGACCCGGACATCGTTGTGAAAG GTTGGCTGTACCGGGAGCCCCGCGGAGGAGGGGCGCGGCCCTGGCTGCCCCCGCGCCGAGCCTGGTTTGTGCTCACGCGGGACTCCCTGGATCAGTTCAGCAGCAGCGGGAAAGGGGCGCGGCGTCTCGGGAGCCTCGTGCTCACCAGCCTGTGCTCGGTGACCGGCCCAGAGCGCAGGCGTAAGGAGACAG GTCTGTGGTCAGTGACTGTGTCTGGTCGGAAACACAGTGTCCGCCTCTGCTCCCCACGCCAGGCAGAGGCTGAGCGCTGGGGGGTGGCATTGCGGGAAGTGATCGCCTCCAAGGCACCCCTGGAGACCCCCACCCAGCTACTGCTCAGGGACATACAG GAAAGTTGCGGGGACCCAGAGGCCGTTGCCCTCATTTACCTGAGGAACCCGATTCTGAGACACACTAGTGGAGCCTTGTATGCCCCACTCCTGCCCCTGCCCTATGGAGTCAGCGCCCCAG GTCCGGGCTATGCACCCCTGCGCGAGGAGGCGGTGCGGCTGTTCTTGGCGCTGCAGGCGCTGGAGGGGGCGCGGCGCCCCGGGCCCTTGATGCAGGGTGTGCTCCAAACCTGCCGGGACTTGCCCGCGCTCCGGGATGAACTCTTCCTGCAGCTGGCTAAGCAGACCTCGGGCCCTGCAGGTCCCCCCGGGCTCCCGGCTACCCAAGACCCTGCGGCCCTGCGGTACTGGCAACTCCTCACCTGCATGAGCTGCACCTTCCGACCTGGGGGAGCTGTGCGGGGGCACCTCCTGGGGCACTTGGAGAG GACCGAGCAGGCACTCCCGGACTCGGAACTGGCGGAATATGCGCGCTTCATCCGGAAAGCGCTGGGCCGGACGCGCGGCAGAGAGCTGGTGCCCTCGCTGGCGGAGATTTCCGCGTTGAGCCAACGGCAGGAGCTGCTGTGTACCGTGCACTGTCCGGGGGCTGGTGCCTGTGCTGTGGCCATCGACTCCCACACCACGGCGGGGGAG GTGGCTCGAGAGCTGGTGGGGCGGCTGGGCTTGGCCCGGAGCCGCAACGCATTCGCGCTGTACGAGCAGCGAGGGGCCCAGGAGCGAGCCCTGGCTGGGGGGACCCTCGTGGCCGACGTGCTCACCAGGTTTGAGAA CTTGGCCGCGGAGGAAGCTGGGTTGGAGGACTCGCCCGACTCCGGGTGGAGACTATGTCTGCGTCTTCACGGACCTCTGCACCCTGAGGGGCTGTCCCCAGACGGTCACGAACTGCCTTTCCTCTTTGAGCAG GCTCACGCTCTGCTGCTGCGGGGCCGGCCGCCCCCACCCGACGACACGCTGCGCGCCCTGGCGGCGCTGCGCCTGCAGAGCCTGCAGCGGGACTTCTCTCCGCGGGTGCCCCTGCCCCGCCTGGACCGCCTGCtcccgcccccggccccgccgCGCGAAGACCCGCCCCGCCCGACCCCCAGGCCGCCCCCTTCCGCTGCCCTGCTGGCCGGGGCGCTCTGGAGCCCGGGCCTGGCCAAGAGGCGGGCGGAGCGGGCCCGGCGCGGCGGGGCCGGCCGCACTGCGGGAAGCATTGCCCGCGAGGGAGGAGGCGGCGCCGGCACGGCAGCTGCCGTGCTGGGCGGCTGGAAGCGGCTACGGGGCATGGGCCGAGCTGAGGCCATGGCCGCCTACCTGGCCCTGGCGGCGCAGTGTCCGGGGTTCGGCGCTGCTCGGTATGACGTTCTGGAGCTGAGCACG GAGCCTGGTCGGGGTGCTCCACAGAAGCTGTGCCTGGGCTTGGGAGCCAAGGCCATGTCCCTCTCCCGGCCAGGGGAGACGGAGCCCATCCACAGTGTCAGCTATGGCCATGTGGCCGCCTGCCAGCTAATGGGCCCCCACACCCTGGCCTTGAGGGTGGGAGAGAGCCAGCTCCTCCTGCAGAGCCCCCAG GTGGAAGAGATCATGCAGCTGGTGAATGCCTACTTGGCCAACCCCTCCCCCGAGAGGCCCTGCAGCAGCTCTTCTCCTCCATGCCAAGACCTGCCAGACACCTCCCCTCCCAGCCAGCGCCCGGGCCTGGACGAGCCCCAGGGACAGTCTGGCTGCTTGGGGCAGCTGCAGGACTGA
- the PLEKHH3 gene encoding pleckstrin homology domain-containing family H member 3 isoform X2 encodes MCLWASRCRLGAIHLLGALRQGRRHAWPDLALPLPSPLGPRPIPSPSASASAEECGEAGWAARTPGSPSAPSSQVRRPDARAPAAETWTRGRSHPRIGGGSVEEGKMRRRGCLGAWQNELTSPVSKMGKLRPGDGKRLAQGSTGPLEVTLTQPVRSGPVSNRLQSWEETWSLIPEKGLPEDDPDIVVKGWLYREPRGGGARPWLPPRRAWFVLTRDSLDQFSSSGKGARRLGSLVLTSLCSVTGPERRRKETGLWSVTVSGRKHSVRLCSPRQAEAERWGVALREVIASKAPLETPTQLLLRDIQESCGDPEAVALIYLRNPILRHTSGALYAPLLPLPYGVSAPGPGYAPLREEAVRLFLALQALEGARRPGPLMQGVLQTCRDLPALRDELFLQLAKQTSGPAGPPGLPATQDPAALRYWQLLTCMSCTFRPGGAVRGHLLGHLERTEQALPDSELAEYARFIRKALGRTRGRELVPSLAEISALSQRQELLCTVHCPGAGACAVAIDSHTTAGEVARELVGRLGLARSRNAFALYEQRGAQERALAGGTLVADVLTSLAAEEAGLEDSPDSGWRLCLRLHGPLHPEGLSPDGHELPFLFEQAHALLLRGRPPPPDDTLRALAALRLQSLQRDFSPRVPLPRLDRLLPPPAPPREDPPRPTPRPPPSAALLAGALWSPGLAKRRAERARRGGAGRTAGSIAREGGGGAGTAAAVLGGWKRLRGMGRAEAMAAYLALAAQCPGFGAARYDVLELSTEPGRGAPQKLCLGLGAKAMSLSRPGETEPIHSVSYGHVAACQLMGPHTLALRVGESQLLLQSPQVEEIMQLVNAYLANPSPERPCSSSSPPCQDLPDTSPPSQRPGLDEPQGQSGCLGQLQD; translated from the exons ATGTGCCTGTGGGCCTCCCGCTGCAGGCTGGGCGCTATCCACCTGCTGGGGGCCCTGAGGCAGGGGAGGCGTCACGCGTGGCCCGACCTGGCCCTGCCTCTCCCTTCCCCGCTGGGCCCGCGTCCCATCCCGTCTCCTTCCGCCTCCGCCAGCGCCGAGGAATGTGGCGAGGCCGGCTGGGCGGCTCGAACGCCTGGGTCCCCCTCCGCTCCCAGTTCGCAAGTGCGGAGGCCAGATGCGAGAGCTCCCGCTGCGGAGACCTGGACGAGGGGGAGAAGTCATCCCAGGATTGGG GGAGGCAGTGTGGAAGAAGGGAAAATGAGGAGGAGAGGGTGCCTTGGAGCCTGGCAGAACGAGCTCACCTCTCCTGTTTcaaagatggggaaactaaggcccGGAGACGGgaagagacttgcccaaggttccACA GGTCCCCTGGAAGTGACGCTGACTCAGCCAGTGAGGAGCGGGCCTGTCTCCAACAG gctgcagagctGGGAGGAGACTTGGAGCCTCATCCCGGAGAAAGGGCTGCCGGAGGACGACCCGGACATCGTTGTGAAAG GTTGGCTGTACCGGGAGCCCCGCGGAGGAGGGGCGCGGCCCTGGCTGCCCCCGCGCCGAGCCTGGTTTGTGCTCACGCGGGACTCCCTGGATCAGTTCAGCAGCAGCGGGAAAGGGGCGCGGCGTCTCGGGAGCCTCGTGCTCACCAGCCTGTGCTCGGTGACCGGCCCAGAGCGCAGGCGTAAGGAGACAG GTCTGTGGTCAGTGACTGTGTCTGGTCGGAAACACAGTGTCCGCCTCTGCTCCCCACGCCAGGCAGAGGCTGAGCGCTGGGGGGTGGCATTGCGGGAAGTGATCGCCTCCAAGGCACCCCTGGAGACCCCCACCCAGCTACTGCTCAGGGACATACAG GAAAGTTGCGGGGACCCAGAGGCCGTTGCCCTCATTTACCTGAGGAACCCGATTCTGAGACACACTAGTGGAGCCTTGTATGCCCCACTCCTGCCCCTGCCCTATGGAGTCAGCGCCCCAG GTCCGGGCTATGCACCCCTGCGCGAGGAGGCGGTGCGGCTGTTCTTGGCGCTGCAGGCGCTGGAGGGGGCGCGGCGCCCCGGGCCCTTGATGCAGGGTGTGCTCCAAACCTGCCGGGACTTGCCCGCGCTCCGGGATGAACTCTTCCTGCAGCTGGCTAAGCAGACCTCGGGCCCTGCAGGTCCCCCCGGGCTCCCGGCTACCCAAGACCCTGCGGCCCTGCGGTACTGGCAACTCCTCACCTGCATGAGCTGCACCTTCCGACCTGGGGGAGCTGTGCGGGGGCACCTCCTGGGGCACTTGGAGAG GACCGAGCAGGCACTCCCGGACTCGGAACTGGCGGAATATGCGCGCTTCATCCGGAAAGCGCTGGGCCGGACGCGCGGCAGAGAGCTGGTGCCCTCGCTGGCGGAGATTTCCGCGTTGAGCCAACGGCAGGAGCTGCTGTGTACCGTGCACTGTCCGGGGGCTGGTGCCTGTGCTGTGGCCATCGACTCCCACACCACGGCGGGGGAG GTGGCTCGAGAGCTGGTGGGGCGGCTGGGCTTGGCCCGGAGCCGCAACGCATTCGCGCTGTACGAGCAGCGAGGGGCCCAGGAGCGAGCCCTGGCTGGGGGGACCCTCGTGGCCGACGTGCTCACCAG CTTGGCCGCGGAGGAAGCTGGGTTGGAGGACTCGCCCGACTCCGGGTGGAGACTATGTCTGCGTCTTCACGGACCTCTGCACCCTGAGGGGCTGTCCCCAGACGGTCACGAACTGCCTTTCCTCTTTGAGCAG GCTCACGCTCTGCTGCTGCGGGGCCGGCCGCCCCCACCCGACGACACGCTGCGCGCCCTGGCGGCGCTGCGCCTGCAGAGCCTGCAGCGGGACTTCTCTCCGCGGGTGCCCCTGCCCCGCCTGGACCGCCTGCtcccgcccccggccccgccgCGCGAAGACCCGCCCCGCCCGACCCCCAGGCCGCCCCCTTCCGCTGCCCTGCTGGCCGGGGCGCTCTGGAGCCCGGGCCTGGCCAAGAGGCGGGCGGAGCGGGCCCGGCGCGGCGGGGCCGGCCGCACTGCGGGAAGCATTGCCCGCGAGGGAGGAGGCGGCGCCGGCACGGCAGCTGCCGTGCTGGGCGGCTGGAAGCGGCTACGGGGCATGGGCCGAGCTGAGGCCATGGCCGCCTACCTGGCCCTGGCGGCGCAGTGTCCGGGGTTCGGCGCTGCTCGGTATGACGTTCTGGAGCTGAGCACG GAGCCTGGTCGGGGTGCTCCACAGAAGCTGTGCCTGGGCTTGGGAGCCAAGGCCATGTCCCTCTCCCGGCCAGGGGAGACGGAGCCCATCCACAGTGTCAGCTATGGCCATGTGGCCGCCTGCCAGCTAATGGGCCCCCACACCCTGGCCTTGAGGGTGGGAGAGAGCCAGCTCCTCCTGCAGAGCCCCCAG GTGGAAGAGATCATGCAGCTGGTGAATGCCTACTTGGCCAACCCCTCCCCCGAGAGGCCCTGCAGCAGCTCTTCTCCTCCATGCCAAGACCTGCCAGACACCTCCCCTCCCAGCCAGCGCCCGGGCCTGGACGAGCCCCAGGGACAGTCTGGCTGCTTGGGGCAGCTGCAGGACTGA
- the PLEKHH3 gene encoding pleckstrin homology domain-containing family H member 3 isoform X5, which yields MCLWASRCRLGAIHLLGALRQGRRHAWPDLALPLPSPLGPRPIPSPSASASAEECGEAGWAARTPGSPSAPSSQVRRPDARAPAAETWTRGRSHPRIGGGSVEEGKMRRRGCLGAWQNELTSPVSKMGKLRPGDGKRLAQGSTGPLEVTLTQPVRSGPVSNRLQSWEETWSLIPEKGLPEDDPDIVVKGWLYREPRGGGARPWLPPRRAWFVLTRDSLDQFSSSGKGARRLGSLVLTSLCSVTGPERRRKETGLWSVTVSGRKHSVRLCSPRQAEAERWGVALREVIASKAPLETPTQLLLRDIQESCGDPEAVALIYLRNPILRHTSGALYAPLLPLPYGVSAPGPPGLPATQDPAALRYWQLLTCMSCTFRPGGAVRGHLLGHLERTEQALPDSELAEYARFIRKALGRTRGRELVPSLAEISALSQRQELLCTVHCPGAGACAVAIDSHTTAGEVARELVGRLGLARSRNAFALYEQRGAQERALAGGTLVADVLTRFENLAAEEAGLEDSPDSGWRLCLRLHGPLHPEGLSPDGHELPFLFEQAHALLLRGRPPPPDDTLRALAALRLQSLQRDFSPRVPLPRLDRLLPPPAPPREDPPRPTPRPPPSAALLAGALWSPGLAKRRAERARRGGAGRTAGSIAREGGGGAGTAAAVLGGWKRLRGMGRAEAMAAYLALAAQCPGFGAARYDVLELSTEPGRGAPQKLCLGLGAKAMSLSRPGETEPIHSVSYGHVAACQLMGPHTLALRVGESQLLLQSPQVEEIMQLVNAYLANPSPERPCSSSSPPCQDLPDTSPPSQRPGLDEPQGQSGCLGQLQD from the exons ATGTGCCTGTGGGCCTCCCGCTGCAGGCTGGGCGCTATCCACCTGCTGGGGGCCCTGAGGCAGGGGAGGCGTCACGCGTGGCCCGACCTGGCCCTGCCTCTCCCTTCCCCGCTGGGCCCGCGTCCCATCCCGTCTCCTTCCGCCTCCGCCAGCGCCGAGGAATGTGGCGAGGCCGGCTGGGCGGCTCGAACGCCTGGGTCCCCCTCCGCTCCCAGTTCGCAAGTGCGGAGGCCAGATGCGAGAGCTCCCGCTGCGGAGACCTGGACGAGGGGGAGAAGTCATCCCAGGATTGGG GGAGGCAGTGTGGAAGAAGGGAAAATGAGGAGGAGAGGGTGCCTTGGAGCCTGGCAGAACGAGCTCACCTCTCCTGTTTcaaagatggggaaactaaggcccGGAGACGGgaagagacttgcccaaggttccACA GGTCCCCTGGAAGTGACGCTGACTCAGCCAGTGAGGAGCGGGCCTGTCTCCAACAG gctgcagagctGGGAGGAGACTTGGAGCCTCATCCCGGAGAAAGGGCTGCCGGAGGACGACCCGGACATCGTTGTGAAAG GTTGGCTGTACCGGGAGCCCCGCGGAGGAGGGGCGCGGCCCTGGCTGCCCCCGCGCCGAGCCTGGTTTGTGCTCACGCGGGACTCCCTGGATCAGTTCAGCAGCAGCGGGAAAGGGGCGCGGCGTCTCGGGAGCCTCGTGCTCACCAGCCTGTGCTCGGTGACCGGCCCAGAGCGCAGGCGTAAGGAGACAG GTCTGTGGTCAGTGACTGTGTCTGGTCGGAAACACAGTGTCCGCCTCTGCTCCCCACGCCAGGCAGAGGCTGAGCGCTGGGGGGTGGCATTGCGGGAAGTGATCGCCTCCAAGGCACCCCTGGAGACCCCCACCCAGCTACTGCTCAGGGACATACAG GAAAGTTGCGGGGACCCAGAGGCCGTTGCCCTCATTTACCTGAGGAACCCGATTCTGAGACACACTAGTGGAGCCTTGTATGCCCCACTCCTGCCCCTGCCCTATGGAGTCAGCGCCCCAG GTCCCCCCGGGCTCCCGGCTACCCAAGACCCTGCGGCCCTGCGGTACTGGCAACTCCTCACCTGCATGAGCTGCACCTTCCGACCTGGGGGAGCTGTGCGGGGGCACCTCCTGGGGCACTTGGAGAG GACCGAGCAGGCACTCCCGGACTCGGAACTGGCGGAATATGCGCGCTTCATCCGGAAAGCGCTGGGCCGGACGCGCGGCAGAGAGCTGGTGCCCTCGCTGGCGGAGATTTCCGCGTTGAGCCAACGGCAGGAGCTGCTGTGTACCGTGCACTGTCCGGGGGCTGGTGCCTGTGCTGTGGCCATCGACTCCCACACCACGGCGGGGGAG GTGGCTCGAGAGCTGGTGGGGCGGCTGGGCTTGGCCCGGAGCCGCAACGCATTCGCGCTGTACGAGCAGCGAGGGGCCCAGGAGCGAGCCCTGGCTGGGGGGACCCTCGTGGCCGACGTGCTCACCAGGTTTGAGAA CTTGGCCGCGGAGGAAGCTGGGTTGGAGGACTCGCCCGACTCCGGGTGGAGACTATGTCTGCGTCTTCACGGACCTCTGCACCCTGAGGGGCTGTCCCCAGACGGTCACGAACTGCCTTTCCTCTTTGAGCAG GCTCACGCTCTGCTGCTGCGGGGCCGGCCGCCCCCACCCGACGACACGCTGCGCGCCCTGGCGGCGCTGCGCCTGCAGAGCCTGCAGCGGGACTTCTCTCCGCGGGTGCCCCTGCCCCGCCTGGACCGCCTGCtcccgcccccggccccgccgCGCGAAGACCCGCCCCGCCCGACCCCCAGGCCGCCCCCTTCCGCTGCCCTGCTGGCCGGGGCGCTCTGGAGCCCGGGCCTGGCCAAGAGGCGGGCGGAGCGGGCCCGGCGCGGCGGGGCCGGCCGCACTGCGGGAAGCATTGCCCGCGAGGGAGGAGGCGGCGCCGGCACGGCAGCTGCCGTGCTGGGCGGCTGGAAGCGGCTACGGGGCATGGGCCGAGCTGAGGCCATGGCCGCCTACCTGGCCCTGGCGGCGCAGTGTCCGGGGTTCGGCGCTGCTCGGTATGACGTTCTGGAGCTGAGCACG GAGCCTGGTCGGGGTGCTCCACAGAAGCTGTGCCTGGGCTTGGGAGCCAAGGCCATGTCCCTCTCCCGGCCAGGGGAGACGGAGCCCATCCACAGTGTCAGCTATGGCCATGTGGCCGCCTGCCAGCTAATGGGCCCCCACACCCTGGCCTTGAGGGTGGGAGAGAGCCAGCTCCTCCTGCAGAGCCCCCAG GTGGAAGAGATCATGCAGCTGGTGAATGCCTACTTGGCCAACCCCTCCCCCGAGAGGCCCTGCAGCAGCTCTTCTCCTCCATGCCAAGACCTGCCAGACACCTCCCCTCCCAGCCAGCGCCCGGGCCTGGACGAGCCCCAGGGACAGTCTGGCTGCTTGGGGCAGCTGCAGGACTGA
- the PLEKHH3 gene encoding pleckstrin homology domain-containing family H member 3 isoform X6 yields MCLWASRCRLGAIHLLGALRQGRRHAWPDLALPLPSPLGPRPIPSPSASASAEECGEAGWAARTPGSPSAPSSQVRRPDARAPAAETWTRGRSHPRIGGGSVEEGKMRRRGCLGAWQNELTSPVSKMGKLRPGDGKRLAQGSTGPLEVTLTQPVRSGPVSNRLQSWEETWSLIPEKGLPEDDPDIVVKGWLYREPRGGGARPWLPPRRAWFVLTRDSLDQFSSSGKGARRLGSLVLTSLCSVTGPERRRKETGLWSVTVSGRKHSVRLCSPRQAEAERWGVALREVIASKAPLETPTQLLLRDIQESCGDPEAVALIYLRNPILRHTSGALYAPLLPLPYGVSAPGPGYAPLREEAVRLFLALQALEGARRPGPLMQGVLQTCRDLPALRDELFLQLAKQTSGPAGPPGLPATQDPAALRYWQLLTCMSCTFRPGGAVRGHLLGHLERTEQALPDSELAEYARFIRKALGRTRGRELVPSLAEISALSQRQELLCTVHCPGAGACAVAIDSHTTAGEVARELVGRLGLARSRNAFALYEQRGAQERALAGGTLVADVLTRFENLAAEEAGLEDSPDSGWRLCLRLHGPLHPEGLSPDGHELPFLFEQAHALLLRGRPPPPDDTLRALAALRLQSLQRDFSPRVPLPRLDRLLPPPAPPREDPPRPTPRPPPSAALLAGALWSPGLAKRRAERARRGGAGRTAGSIAREGGGGAGTAAAVLGGWKRLRGMGRAEAMAAYLALAAQCPGFGAARSLVGVLHRSCAWAWEPRPCPSPGQGRRSPSTVSAMAMWPPAS; encoded by the exons ATGTGCCTGTGGGCCTCCCGCTGCAGGCTGGGCGCTATCCACCTGCTGGGGGCCCTGAGGCAGGGGAGGCGTCACGCGTGGCCCGACCTGGCCCTGCCTCTCCCTTCCCCGCTGGGCCCGCGTCCCATCCCGTCTCCTTCCGCCTCCGCCAGCGCCGAGGAATGTGGCGAGGCCGGCTGGGCGGCTCGAACGCCTGGGTCCCCCTCCGCTCCCAGTTCGCAAGTGCGGAGGCCAGATGCGAGAGCTCCCGCTGCGGAGACCTGGACGAGGGGGAGAAGTCATCCCAGGATTGGG GGAGGCAGTGTGGAAGAAGGGAAAATGAGGAGGAGAGGGTGCCTTGGAGCCTGGCAGAACGAGCTCACCTCTCCTGTTTcaaagatggggaaactaaggcccGGAGACGGgaagagacttgcccaaggttccACA GGTCCCCTGGAAGTGACGCTGACTCAGCCAGTGAGGAGCGGGCCTGTCTCCAACAG gctgcagagctGGGAGGAGACTTGGAGCCTCATCCCGGAGAAAGGGCTGCCGGAGGACGACCCGGACATCGTTGTGAAAG GTTGGCTGTACCGGGAGCCCCGCGGAGGAGGGGCGCGGCCCTGGCTGCCCCCGCGCCGAGCCTGGTTTGTGCTCACGCGGGACTCCCTGGATCAGTTCAGCAGCAGCGGGAAAGGGGCGCGGCGTCTCGGGAGCCTCGTGCTCACCAGCCTGTGCTCGGTGACCGGCCCAGAGCGCAGGCGTAAGGAGACAG GTCTGTGGTCAGTGACTGTGTCTGGTCGGAAACACAGTGTCCGCCTCTGCTCCCCACGCCAGGCAGAGGCTGAGCGCTGGGGGGTGGCATTGCGGGAAGTGATCGCCTCCAAGGCACCCCTGGAGACCCCCACCCAGCTACTGCTCAGGGACATACAG GAAAGTTGCGGGGACCCAGAGGCCGTTGCCCTCATTTACCTGAGGAACCCGATTCTGAGACACACTAGTGGAGCCTTGTATGCCCCACTCCTGCCCCTGCCCTATGGAGTCAGCGCCCCAG GTCCGGGCTATGCACCCCTGCGCGAGGAGGCGGTGCGGCTGTTCTTGGCGCTGCAGGCGCTGGAGGGGGCGCGGCGCCCCGGGCCCTTGATGCAGGGTGTGCTCCAAACCTGCCGGGACTTGCCCGCGCTCCGGGATGAACTCTTCCTGCAGCTGGCTAAGCAGACCTCGGGCCCTGCAGGTCCCCCCGGGCTCCCGGCTACCCAAGACCCTGCGGCCCTGCGGTACTGGCAACTCCTCACCTGCATGAGCTGCACCTTCCGACCTGGGGGAGCTGTGCGGGGGCACCTCCTGGGGCACTTGGAGAG GACCGAGCAGGCACTCCCGGACTCGGAACTGGCGGAATATGCGCGCTTCATCCGGAAAGCGCTGGGCCGGACGCGCGGCAGAGAGCTGGTGCCCTCGCTGGCGGAGATTTCCGCGTTGAGCCAACGGCAGGAGCTGCTGTGTACCGTGCACTGTCCGGGGGCTGGTGCCTGTGCTGTGGCCATCGACTCCCACACCACGGCGGGGGAG GTGGCTCGAGAGCTGGTGGGGCGGCTGGGCTTGGCCCGGAGCCGCAACGCATTCGCGCTGTACGAGCAGCGAGGGGCCCAGGAGCGAGCCCTGGCTGGGGGGACCCTCGTGGCCGACGTGCTCACCAGGTTTGAGAA CTTGGCCGCGGAGGAAGCTGGGTTGGAGGACTCGCCCGACTCCGGGTGGAGACTATGTCTGCGTCTTCACGGACCTCTGCACCCTGAGGGGCTGTCCCCAGACGGTCACGAACTGCCTTTCCTCTTTGAGCAG GCTCACGCTCTGCTGCTGCGGGGCCGGCCGCCCCCACCCGACGACACGCTGCGCGCCCTGGCGGCGCTGCGCCTGCAGAGCCTGCAGCGGGACTTCTCTCCGCGGGTGCCCCTGCCCCGCCTGGACCGCCTGCtcccgcccccggccccgccgCGCGAAGACCCGCCCCGCCCGACCCCCAGGCCGCCCCCTTCCGCTGCCCTGCTGGCCGGGGCGCTCTGGAGCCCGGGCCTGGCCAAGAGGCGGGCGGAGCGGGCCCGGCGCGGCGGGGCCGGCCGCACTGCGGGAAGCATTGCCCGCGAGGGAGGAGGCGGCGCCGGCACGGCAGCTGCCGTGCTGGGCGGCTGGAAGCGGCTACGGGGCATGGGCCGAGCTGAGGCCATGGCCGCCTACCTGGCCCTGGCGGCGCAGTGTCCGGGGTTCGGCGCTGCTCG GAGCCTGGTCGGGGTGCTCCACAGAAGCTGTGCCTGGGCTTGGGAGCCAAGGCCATGTCCCTCTCCCGGCCAGGGGAGACGGAGCCCATCCACAGTGTCAGCTATGGCCATGTGGCCGCCTGCCAGCTAA